In a genomic window of Arvicanthis niloticus isolate mArvNil1 chromosome 8, mArvNil1.pat.X, whole genome shotgun sequence:
- the Drd1 gene encoding D(1A) dopamine receptor isoform X2, giving the protein MAPNTSTMDEAGLPVERDFSFRILTACFLSLLILSTLLGNTLVCAAVIRFRHLRSKVTNFFVISLAVSDLLVAVLVMPWKAVAEIAGFWPFGSFCNIWVAFDIMCSTASILNLCVISVDRYWAISSPFQYERKMTPKAAFILISVAWTLSVLISFIPVQLSWHKAKPTWPLDGNFTDLEDTEDDNCDTRLSRTYAISSSLISFYIPVAIMIVTYTSIYRIAQKQIRRISALERAAVHAKNCQTTTGCYRLCPTTNNAIETVSINNNGAVMFSSHHEPRGSISKDCNLVYLIPHAVGSSEDLKKEEAGGIAKPLEKLSPALSVILDYDTDVSLEKIQPVTHSGQHST; this is encoded by the exons ATGGCTCCTAACACTTCTACCATGGATGAGGCCGGGCTGCCAGTGGAGAGGGATTTCTCCTTTCGCATCCTCACAGCCTGTTTCCTGTCGCTGCTCATCCTGTCCACTCTCCTGGGGAATACCTTAGTCTGTGCCGCTGTCATCAGGTTTCGACACCTGAGGTCCAAGGTGACCAACTTCTTTGTCATCTCTTTAGCTGTGTCAGACCTCTTGGTGGCTGTCTTGGTCATGCCCTGGAAGGCTGTGGCTGAGATTGCTGGCTTCTGGCCCTTTGGGTCCTTCTGTAACATTTGGGTAGCCTTCGACATCATGTGCTCCACGGCATCCATCCTTAACCTCTGTGTGATCAGCGTGGACAGGTACTGGGCTATCTCCAGCCCTTTCCAGTATGAGAGGAAGATGACCCCCAAGGCAGCCTTCATCCTGATTAGTGTAGCATGGACTCTGTCTGTTCTCATATCCTTCATCCCTGTGCAGCTAAGCTGGCACAAGGCAAAACCCACATGGCCCTTGGATGGCAATTTTACTGACCTGGAAGACACTGAGGATGACAACTGTGACACAAGGTTGAGCAGGACATATGCCATTTCATCGTCCCTCATAAGCTTTTACATCCCCGTAGCCATTATGATCGTCACCTACACCAGTATCTACAGGATTGCTCAGAAGCAAATCCGGCGCATCTCAGCCTTGGAGAGGGCAGCGGTCCATGCCAAGAATTGCCAGACCACTACAG GATGCTACAGACTCTGCCCTACAACAAATAATGCCATAGAGACAGTAAGCATCAACAACAATGGGGCTGTGATGTTTTCCAGCCACCATGAGCCCCGAGGATCCATCTCCAAGGACTGTAATCTGGTGTACCTGATCCCTCACGCTGTGGGCTCCTCTGAGGACCTGAAGAAGGAGGAGGCTGGTGGAATAGCTAAGCCACTGGAGAAGCTGTCCCCGGCCTTATCAGTCATATTGGACTATGACACGGATGTCTCTTTAGAAAAGATCCAACCTGTCACACACAGTGGACAGCATTCAACCTGA
- the Drd1 gene encoding D(1A) dopamine receptor isoform X1, translating to MAPNTSTMDEAGLPVERDFSFRILTACFLSLLILSTLLGNTLVCAAVIRFRHLRSKVTNFFVISLAVSDLLVAVLVMPWKAVAEIAGFWPFGSFCNIWVAFDIMCSTASILNLCVISVDRYWAISSPFQYERKMTPKAAFILISVAWTLSVLISFIPVQLSWHKAKPTWPLDGNFTDLEDTEDDNCDTRLSRTYAISSSLISFYIPVAIMIVTYTSIYRIAQKQIRRISALERAAVHAKNCQTTTGNGNPVECSQSESSFKMSFKRETKVLKTLSVIMGVFVCCWLPFFISNCMVPFCGSEETQPFCIDSITFDVFVWFGWANSSLNPIIYAFNADFQKAFSTLLGCYRLCPTTNNAIETVSINNNGAVMFSSHHEPRGSISKDCNLVYLIPHAVGSSEDLKKEEAGGIAKPLEKLSPALSVILDYDTDVSLEKIQPVTHSGQHST from the coding sequence ATGGCTCCTAACACTTCTACCATGGATGAGGCCGGGCTGCCAGTGGAGAGGGATTTCTCCTTTCGCATCCTCACAGCCTGTTTCCTGTCGCTGCTCATCCTGTCCACTCTCCTGGGGAATACCTTAGTCTGTGCCGCTGTCATCAGGTTTCGACACCTGAGGTCCAAGGTGACCAACTTCTTTGTCATCTCTTTAGCTGTGTCAGACCTCTTGGTGGCTGTCTTGGTCATGCCCTGGAAGGCTGTGGCTGAGATTGCTGGCTTCTGGCCCTTTGGGTCCTTCTGTAACATTTGGGTAGCCTTCGACATCATGTGCTCCACGGCATCCATCCTTAACCTCTGTGTGATCAGCGTGGACAGGTACTGGGCTATCTCCAGCCCTTTCCAGTATGAGAGGAAGATGACCCCCAAGGCAGCCTTCATCCTGATTAGTGTAGCATGGACTCTGTCTGTTCTCATATCCTTCATCCCTGTGCAGCTAAGCTGGCACAAGGCAAAACCCACATGGCCCTTGGATGGCAATTTTACTGACCTGGAAGACACTGAGGATGACAACTGTGACACAAGGTTGAGCAGGACATATGCCATTTCATCGTCCCTCATAAGCTTTTACATCCCCGTAGCCATTATGATCGTCACCTACACCAGTATCTACAGGATTGCTCAGAAGCAAATCCGGCGCATCTCAGCCTTGGAGAGGGCAGCGGTCCATGCCAAGAATTGCCAGACCACTACAGGTAATGGAAACCCTGTCGAATGCTCCCAGTCAGAAAGTTCCTTTAAGATGTCTTTTAAGAGAGAGACTAAAGTCCTGAAGACACTGTCTGTGATCATGGGGGTATTTGTATGCTGCTggctccctttcttcatttcaaaCTGTATGGTACCCTTCTGTGGCTCTGAGGAGACGCAGCCATTCTGCATTGATTCCATCACCTTCGATgtatttgtgtggtttgggtGGGCAAATTCCTCCCTGAACCCCATTATTTATGCTTTTAATGCTGATTTTCAGAAGGCATTTTCAACCCTCTTAGGATGCTACAGACTCTGCCCTACAACAAATAATGCCATAGAGACAGTAAGCATCAACAACAATGGGGCTGTGATGTTTTCCAGCCACCATGAGCCCCGAGGATCCATCTCCAAGGACTGTAATCTGGTGTACCTGATCCCTCACGCTGTGGGCTCCTCTGAGGACCTGAAGAAGGAGGAGGCTGGTGGAATAGCTAAGCCACTGGAGAAGCTGTCCCCGGCCTTATCAGTCATATTGGACTATGACACGGATGTCTCTTTAGAAAAGATCCAACCTGTCACACACAGTGGACAGCATTCAACCTGA